A single window of Nocardioides baekrokdamisoli DNA harbors:
- a CDS encoding SDR family oxidoreductase produces the protein MTKGTILITGASSGLGAEMARQFADLGYGLAITARRTERLDELAAEITAKHTDRKVITKALDVNDDEAVFAVFREVAAEFGQLDRVIINAGLGKGAPLGTGRYDANRQTAMTNFVAALAQTEAAMEIFRAQSSGHLVMISSVSAMRGMRKTITTYAATKAGVAALAEGLLNENVKKKGIDVSIIYPGYIRSEMNEKVAQQTKFMVDTQTGVRAMVDAIEKRKEKALVPSWPWVPLGFALKNAPMGIVRRIF, from the coding sequence ATGACCAAGGGCACGATTCTGATCACCGGCGCCAGTTCCGGCCTGGGCGCCGAGATGGCGCGCCAGTTCGCCGACCTCGGGTACGGCCTGGCGATCACCGCGCGGCGTACCGAGCGGCTGGACGAACTGGCAGCCGAGATCACCGCGAAGCACACGGACCGCAAGGTCATCACGAAGGCGCTCGACGTCAACGACGACGAAGCCGTCTTTGCGGTGTTCCGCGAGGTCGCCGCCGAATTCGGCCAGCTCGACCGCGTCATCATCAACGCCGGCCTCGGCAAGGGTGCCCCGCTCGGCACCGGCCGCTACGACGCCAATCGGCAGACTGCAATGACCAACTTCGTGGCCGCGCTCGCCCAGACCGAGGCCGCCATGGAGATCTTCCGTGCCCAGAGCAGCGGCCACCTCGTGATGATCTCCTCGGTGTCAGCGATGCGAGGCATGCGCAAGACGATCACCACGTACGCCGCCACCAAGGCCGGCGTCGCAGCGCTCGCCGAGGGGCTGCTCAACGAGAACGTCAAGAAGAAGGGCATCGACGTCTCGATCATCTACCCGGGCTACATCCGTTCGGAGATGAACGAGAAGGTCGCGCAGCAGACGAAGTTCATGGTCGACACGCAGACCGGCGTACGTGCCATGGTCGACGCGATCGAGAAGCGCAAGGAGAAGGCGCTGGTGCCGTCCTGGCCGTGGGTCCCGCTCGGTTTCGCCCTGAAGAACGCTCCGATGGGAATCGTGCGGAGGATCTTCTAG
- a CDS encoding DUF1801 domain-containing protein, producing MTADWRAALVADIRTLINSAEPAVEEEAKWRKASNPDGVPTFSCKGLVCTVETYKDKVKVTFAKGASLPDPTGMFIPVEGGTRRAVDFFGTDDLDDDAFTAIVKAAVAVNRG from the coding sequence ATGACCGCTGACTGGCGCGCGGCTCTCGTGGCCGACATCCGTACCCTCATCAACTCAGCCGAGCCGGCTGTCGAGGAAGAGGCCAAGTGGCGCAAGGCGTCCAACCCCGATGGCGTCCCGACGTTCTCGTGCAAGGGTCTCGTGTGCACCGTGGAGACGTACAAGGACAAGGTGAAGGTGACCTTCGCCAAAGGTGCATCGCTGCCCGATCCGACGGGCATGTTCATCCCCGTCGAGGGCGGCACCCGTCGCGCAGTGGACTTCTTCGGCACCGATGACCTGGACGACGACGCCTTCACCGCGATCGTGAAGGCGGCCGTCGCCGTCAACCGGGGCTAG
- a CDS encoding SDR family NAD(P)-dependent oxidoreductase, translating to MSSPVYVVIGAGPGLGLGVSRRFARKGYAPVLIGATAEAMEPLTQTLRDEGFEAYAAGLSLTDADSITATITEIGEARGRIDVLHFNPSAWREKSPLELTPAELLEDVMFGAAALLPALQAARPYMSSGARVLVTGSAAADTPYAGAASLGVQKAAVRNLTTSIDKTLKADGIRAVCVQINGELGKEGPFSPPPIADAMWAAVSRPDADWTAQVAYSPARA from the coding sequence ATGAGCAGCCCTGTCTACGTCGTCATCGGTGCCGGTCCCGGTCTGGGTCTGGGGGTGTCGCGTCGCTTTGCCCGCAAGGGGTACGCCCCGGTCCTGATCGGCGCGACCGCCGAAGCCATGGAGCCGCTCACACAGACTCTCCGCGACGAGGGGTTCGAGGCGTACGCCGCCGGCCTGTCACTCACCGACGCGGACTCGATCACCGCCACGATCACGGAGATCGGTGAGGCGCGCGGGCGCATCGACGTACTCCACTTCAACCCGAGTGCGTGGCGCGAGAAGTCGCCGCTCGAGCTGACTCCCGCCGAGCTGCTCGAGGACGTCATGTTCGGCGCTGCGGCGCTGCTCCCGGCCCTCCAGGCGGCGCGTCCGTACATGTCGTCCGGCGCGCGTGTGCTGGTCACCGGCAGCGCCGCCGCGGACACCCCGTACGCCGGCGCCGCCTCGCTCGGCGTGCAGAAGGCCGCGGTCCGGAACCTCACCACGAGCATCGACAAGACACTGAAAGCCGACGGGATCCGCGCCGTCTGCGTCCAGATCAACGGCGAGCTCGGCAAGGAAGGACCGTTCTCGCCCCCGCCGATCGCGGACGCGATGTGGGCGGCCGTCAGCCGACCGGACGCGGACTGGACTGCGCAGGTCGCGTACTCCCCCGCTCGAGCCTGA
- a CDS encoding acyl-CoA dehydrogenase, translating to MASNIVSARNLDFLLNEWLKVEALTDRERFQDFSKADFDGLLELCEQVATDHFATHFRKSDEQEPTFDGTRVTLIPEIGEALKVFAEMDGFALQADHEFGGMQLPSTVGTAAATWFTAANIGTACYSFLTQANASLLAAHGDDHIKDTFVRPMLQGRWFGTMAMSEPHAGTSLGDVITRAVPDDYGTYRIFGSKMWISGGDHEIAENIVHLVLAKLPDAPAGTRGISLFVVPKFLVNEDGGLGERNDVVLSSINHKLGSRGTVNTAPVFGDGAYTPGGMAGAVGYLVGEPHKGLKYMFHMMNAARLAVGTAATGTASAAYLKSLEYARTRPQGRSVTDGDQSTPQVNIIEHTDVRRMLLAQKAYVEGALGLTLYCARLLDDEATLEGDAAREASQVLGVLTPIVKSWPSQWGQESTSLAIQVLGGAGYTRDYDIEQHWRDQRLNPIHEGTHGVQALDLLGRKILMDGGAGLMALAGRIEQTINRATLAGGDLAEYAAQLKVQLDRLGEVTFGLVSLGDPEKMMANATVYLEAAGHLVVAWIWLEQLIVAGINEGNFYNGKRQAGRYFFATELPKIGPMMDLIAAGDLTSYEMQDAWF from the coding sequence ATGGCATCGAACATCGTCTCTGCCCGGAACCTCGACTTCCTGCTCAACGAGTGGCTGAAGGTCGAGGCGCTCACCGACCGTGAGCGTTTCCAGGACTTCTCCAAGGCTGACTTCGACGGACTCCTCGAACTGTGCGAGCAGGTCGCGACCGATCACTTCGCGACCCATTTCCGCAAGAGCGACGAGCAGGAGCCCACGTTCGACGGCACCAGGGTCACCCTGATCCCGGAGATCGGTGAGGCGCTCAAGGTCTTCGCCGAGATGGACGGTTTCGCGCTGCAGGCTGACCACGAGTTCGGCGGCATGCAGCTGCCCTCGACCGTGGGCACTGCAGCGGCCACCTGGTTCACTGCCGCCAACATCGGTACGGCCTGCTACTCGTTCCTCACCCAGGCCAACGCCAGCCTCCTCGCCGCACACGGCGACGACCACATCAAGGACACCTTCGTACGCCCGATGCTGCAGGGCCGTTGGTTCGGCACGATGGCGATGTCGGAGCCGCATGCGGGGACCTCGCTCGGCGACGTGATCACGCGCGCCGTCCCGGATGACTACGGCACGTACCGGATCTTCGGATCGAAGATGTGGATCTCGGGTGGTGACCACGAGATCGCGGAAAATATCGTGCATCTCGTCCTCGCCAAGCTGCCGGACGCCCCGGCAGGCACCAGGGGCATCTCGCTGTTCGTCGTGCCGAAGTTCCTGGTCAACGAGGACGGCGGCCTCGGCGAGCGCAATGACGTGGTGCTCTCGAGCATCAACCACAAGCTCGGTTCGCGTGGCACGGTCAACACTGCGCCGGTCTTCGGTGACGGCGCGTACACGCCGGGCGGCATGGCGGGCGCCGTCGGCTACCTCGTCGGAGAGCCGCACAAGGGCCTGAAGTACATGTTCCACATGATGAATGCCGCCCGTCTGGCGGTCGGCACCGCGGCGACCGGCACTGCGTCCGCGGCCTACCTCAAATCGCTGGAGTACGCCCGCACCCGGCCGCAGGGTCGCTCGGTAACCGACGGTGATCAGAGCACACCGCAGGTCAACATCATCGAGCACACCGACGTACGCCGAATGCTGCTCGCGCAGAAGGCGTACGTCGAGGGCGCCCTCGGTCTCACGCTCTACTGCGCACGCCTGCTCGACGACGAGGCGACTCTGGAGGGCGACGCCGCCCGTGAGGCTTCGCAGGTCCTCGGGGTCCTCACTCCGATCGTGAAGTCGTGGCCGTCGCAGTGGGGCCAGGAGTCGACCTCGCTGGCCATCCAGGTGCTCGGCGGAGCCGGCTACACCCGTGATTACGACATCGAGCAGCACTGGCGCGACCAGCGGCTCAACCCGATCCACGAGGGTACGCACGGCGTCCAGGCTCTCGACCTCCTCGGTCGCAAGATCCTGATGGACGGCGGAGCAGGTCTGATGGCGCTCGCTGGCCGGATCGAGCAGACCATCAACCGGGCCACCCTGGCCGGTGGCGATCTCGCGGAGTACGCCGCCCAGCTCAAGGTGCAGCTCGACCGCCTCGGCGAGGTCACGTTCGGCCTGGTGAGCCTCGGTGATCCCGAGAAGATGATGGCCAACGCGACCGTCTACCTCGAGGCGGCCGGACATCTCGTCGTCGCCTGGATCTGGCTGGAGCAGCTCATCGTTGCCGGGATCAACGAGGGCAACTTCTACAACGGCAAGCGTCAGGCCGGTCGGTACTTCTTCGCCACCGAACTGCCGAAGATCGGTCCGATGATGGACTTGATCGCGGCCGGCGACCTGACCTCGTACGAGATGCAGGACGCCTGGTTCTGA
- a CDS encoding histidine phosphatase family protein has protein sequence MSVLLLVRHGQASFGAADYDALSDLGHEQARILGAALKARGVRPDRIVRGRMRRHDETAAGILDGLGGGPEPTIDEGWNEFDFLKVLAVHPIAPEPDLDHAGFQRFFEDATGRWISGGYDHEYDESFGQFTGRVDEALDRAAVASGVTVVVTSGGPIGVVASRLTAGDASLWQRFNRVAVNSAVTKVITGRSGATLSTFNEHSHLEHDRALLSYR, from the coding sequence ATGAGTGTGTTGCTCCTGGTCAGGCACGGCCAGGCGTCCTTCGGGGCCGCCGATTACGACGCGCTCTCCGACCTCGGTCACGAGCAGGCACGGATTCTCGGTGCGGCGCTCAAGGCACGGGGCGTACGCCCGGACCGGATCGTGCGTGGCCGGATGCGTCGCCACGACGAGACCGCGGCAGGCATCCTGGACGGACTCGGCGGGGGACCGGAACCGACCATCGATGAGGGCTGGAATGAGTTCGACTTCCTCAAGGTCCTCGCGGTCCACCCGATCGCACCCGAACCCGATCTCGACCATGCGGGCTTCCAGCGCTTCTTCGAGGACGCCACCGGGCGATGGATCAGCGGTGGGTACGACCATGAGTACGACGAATCGTTCGGTCAGTTCACCGGCCGCGTCGACGAAGCGCTCGACCGAGCCGCTGTCGCGTCAGGTGTGACGGTGGTCGTCACCTCGGGCGGCCCGATCGGGGTGGTCGCATCACGTCTGACGGCTGGTGACGCGAGCCTATGGCAACGGTTCAACCGGGTTGCAGTCAACAGTGCGGTCACGAAGGTGATCACCGGCCGCTCCGGCGCCACGCTGTCGACCTTCAACGAGCACAGTCACCTGGAACACGACCGCGCGCTGCTCAGCTACCGCTGA
- a CDS encoding phosphotransferase family protein translates to MSDTERLGARQVRDEDAFDVATVDAWLRGAADASAWGDGLPDVRQFPGGASNLTYLLRYPNQDLILRRPPAGTKAAGAHDMGREYRIQAALAPVFPYVAPMVALCTDETVLGSDFYVMERLVGSIPRKDFDVELTAAQTRELCINTLDLLVDLHAVDPAAAGLDALGKGEGYVARQIGGWTTRYRNVVTDNVSDMEDLMAWLAANQPADRGSCLIHNDFRFDNVVFSDADPTRPIGLLDWELATLGDPLMDLGCVLSYWIEASDDDMWQFVRMQPSNAPGMLSRAEVVAYYSEKSGLSVTDEEWKFYEAYGLFRLAGIAQQIYYRYHHGQTTNPRFEHFWVFVNMLGDRARQVAGLPAPGASV, encoded by the coding sequence GTGTCCGATACAGAAAGGCTGGGAGCAAGACAGGTCCGCGACGAGGATGCGTTCGATGTGGCGACGGTCGATGCCTGGCTCCGCGGTGCCGCCGACGCGTCTGCGTGGGGTGACGGGCTGCCGGACGTACGCCAGTTCCCCGGCGGCGCCTCGAACCTGACCTACCTGCTCCGCTACCCGAACCAGGACCTGATCCTCCGACGCCCGCCTGCCGGGACGAAGGCCGCCGGTGCCCACGACATGGGTCGGGAGTACCGGATCCAGGCTGCGCTGGCACCGGTCTTCCCGTACGTCGCTCCGATGGTCGCGCTCTGCACGGACGAGACGGTGCTGGGGTCCGACTTCTACGTAATGGAGCGCCTTGTCGGATCGATCCCGCGCAAGGACTTCGATGTCGAGCTCACCGCCGCGCAGACCCGGGAGTTGTGCATCAACACCCTGGACCTGCTGGTCGACCTGCATGCGGTGGACCCTGCCGCTGCCGGACTCGATGCACTCGGCAAGGGCGAGGGATATGTAGCGCGTCAGATCGGTGGGTGGACCACGCGCTATCGCAACGTGGTCACCGACAACGTCTCCGACATGGAGGATCTGATGGCGTGGCTGGCGGCCAACCAGCCGGCCGATCGCGGTAGCTGCCTGATCCACAACGACTTCCGGTTCGACAACGTCGTGTTCAGCGATGCGGATCCGACTCGGCCGATCGGCCTGCTCGACTGGGAGTTGGCGACCCTCGGCGACCCGCTCATGGATCTGGGCTGCGTCCTGTCGTACTGGATCGAAGCCAGCGACGACGACATGTGGCAGTTCGTCCGGATGCAGCCGTCGAACGCGCCGGGCATGCTGAGTCGCGCCGAGGTGGTCGCGTACTACAGCGAGAAGTCGGGGCTCAGCGTCACCGACGAGGAGTGGAAGTTCTACGAGGCGTACGGCCTGTTCCGGCTTGCCGGGATCGCGCAGCAGATCTACTACCGCTACCACCACGGCCAGACCACGAACCCCCGCTTCGAGCACTTCTGGGTCTTCGTGAACATGCTCGGCGACCGTGCGCGTCAGGTTGCCGGCCTGCCCGCTCCGGGCGCGAGCGTATGA
- a CDS encoding SDR family NAD(P)-dependent oxidoreductase: MSRVLITGGASGLGAALAAQYLKRGDQVLVTDVAPNFDAPKGADYLQLNVTSDAHWDRARIWVQDMWGGLDLLINNAGIATGGRIDVEPMYEWERVIDINLLGVVRGCQTFVPMMKEAGAGHIANTASAAGLVHPPGSSSYVAVKAAVVGVSESLAYELAPWGIAVSAICPAFFRTNLASSLNGSDELMARVAAKMVNNATLTADDVAAKVVQGLDKRLLLVIPDKPARKGYLTKKYARKLYDKTQYGFGARLRAMAERTDEGR, translated from the coding sequence GTGAGCCGGGTCCTCATCACTGGCGGGGCCTCGGGTCTAGGTGCGGCGCTTGCCGCCCAGTACCTCAAGCGTGGAGACCAGGTCCTGGTCACCGACGTCGCCCCGAACTTCGACGCCCCGAAGGGTGCCGACTACCTGCAACTCAACGTCACCTCCGACGCCCACTGGGACCGTGCCCGGATCTGGGTTCAGGACATGTGGGGCGGTCTCGACCTGCTGATCAACAATGCCGGGATCGCGACCGGCGGTCGGATCGACGTCGAGCCGATGTACGAGTGGGAGCGAGTGATCGACATCAACCTGCTCGGGGTCGTACGCGGCTGTCAGACCTTCGTCCCGATGATGAAGGAAGCGGGCGCCGGTCACATCGCCAACACCGCGAGCGCCGCGGGCCTCGTACACCCACCGGGATCCTCGTCCTATGTCGCGGTGAAGGCCGCCGTCGTCGGGGTGAGCGAGTCGCTGGCGTACGAGTTGGCGCCGTGGGGGATCGCGGTCTCGGCGATCTGCCCAGCGTTCTTCCGGACCAACCTGGCCTCCTCGCTCAACGGCTCCGACGAGCTGATGGCACGAGTCGCGGCGAAGATGGTCAACAACGCGACGTTGACGGCCGATGACGTGGCGGCCAAGGTCGTTCAGGGACTCGACAAGCGCCTGCTGTTGGTGATCCCCGACAAGCCTGCTCGCAAGGGGTACCTCACCAAGAAGTACGCCCGAAAACTCTATGACAAGACCCAGTACGGCTTCGGGGCGCGGCTCCGCGCCATGGCCGAACGTACCGACGAAGGACGATGA
- a CDS encoding WS/DGAT/MGAT family O-acyltransferase translates to MASPFDPQSLAFFMAESKDMPIHVGGLLLFEKPEGAGDDYVRGLYEEQLKVERLRPLFAKRPYRSIATGGQLVWVEDDNFDIEHHVRHSALPRPGRIRELLDLTSRLHGQRMAHDRPLWETWVIEGLDDGRIAMYTKIHHALVDGVSAMRLLASAFSSDPDERGMVPPFAYKERAPKDKPSRTKAVTKAPSSALRTAAGAISEAAGLPGATYKSFRNALTLTNAGPISLRAPRTILNQKISGARRFAADDWDIARLKAVGAATGTTLNDVLLAMCGGALRAYLIEHDSLPDTSLISAVPVGLNAKSAGEASGDGGNALGFLMVKLGTDEPDAGTRLQDIHAAMAAGKQMMSTMTKAQITAMGLLGMAPSMALPMLGLSNYFNLPFNVTISNVPGPKETMYFNGAKLVGMYPASVPMHGQGLNITAVSYAGQLGIGLTGCRKTVPSLQRLLVHLEDALVELEKVAGV, encoded by the coding sequence ATGGCTTCTCCCTTTGACCCGCAGTCCCTGGCGTTCTTCATGGCCGAGAGCAAGGACATGCCGATCCACGTCGGCGGCCTGCTCCTGTTCGAGAAGCCTGAGGGCGCCGGCGACGACTACGTCCGCGGGTTGTACGAGGAGCAGCTCAAGGTCGAGCGTCTCCGTCCGCTGTTCGCGAAGCGTCCGTACCGGTCGATCGCGACCGGTGGTCAGCTGGTGTGGGTCGAGGACGACAACTTCGACATCGAGCACCACGTACGCCACAGCGCCCTCCCCCGGCCCGGTCGCATCCGCGAGCTGCTGGACCTGACGTCGCGCCTTCACGGGCAGCGGATGGCGCACGACCGACCGCTGTGGGAGACCTGGGTCATCGAGGGCCTCGACGACGGCCGGATCGCGATGTACACCAAGATTCACCACGCGCTGGTCGACGGTGTCTCGGCGATGCGGCTGCTCGCCAGCGCCTTCTCCTCCGACCCCGACGAGCGCGGGATGGTGCCGCCGTTCGCGTACAAGGAGCGGGCACCGAAGGACAAGCCGTCCAGGACCAAGGCCGTCACCAAGGCGCCGTCGAGCGCCCTGCGTACGGCAGCCGGCGCGATCTCGGAGGCAGCCGGGTTGCCCGGGGCCACCTACAAGTCGTTCCGCAACGCGCTCACGCTGACCAACGCCGGCCCGATCTCGCTGCGCGCGCCGCGGACGATCCTCAACCAGAAGATCAGTGGCGCCCGTCGCTTTGCGGCCGACGACTGGGACATCGCCCGCCTCAAGGCGGTCGGCGCTGCCACCGGGACCACGCTCAACGACGTACTGCTGGCGATGTGCGGCGGCGCGCTGCGGGCATACCTCATCGAACACGACTCGCTGCCCGACACCTCCCTGATCTCGGCCGTCCCGGTCGGACTCAACGCCAAGAGCGCGGGCGAGGCGTCCGGCGACGGCGGCAACGCGCTGGGATTCCTGATGGTCAAGTTGGGCACTGACGAGCCGGATGCGGGCACCCGGCTGCAGGACATCCACGCGGCGATGGCTGCGGGCAAGCAGATGATGTCGACGATGACCAAGGCTCAGATCACGGCCATGGGCCTGCTCGGCATGGCCCCGTCGATGGCGTTGCCGATGCTCGGCCTGAGCAACTACTTCAACCTGCCGTTCAACGTGACGATCTCCAACGTGCCCGGGCCGAAGGAGACGATGTACTTCAACGGCGCCAAGCTCGTCGGGATGTATCCGGCCTCAGTCCCGATGCACGGTCAGGGCCTCAACATCACCGCGGTGTCGTACGCGGGACAGCTCGGTATCGGGCTCACCGGCTGCCGCAAGACCGTACCCAGTCTGCAGCGACTGCTGGTCCACCTCGAGGACGCGCTGGTCGAGTTGGAGAAGGTCGCAGGGGTCTAG
- a CDS encoding polysaccharide deacetylase family protein codes for MPLVLPRLGPCTAVAVAIAVSAVTSSIVAGFEPGTRAPHAAISLAGGRTGAINSAARPPVEPLPVATGGRMPRVDCRRAKCVALTFDDGPDVYTERLLRTLRAAHTRATFFMLGIQVQKFPTVARHVAAATEEVGDHTWDHKDLTRLSPHDVLVELARARTEIAAATRMWPAVFRPPYGSTNPTVARMVGGLGMPVILWNVDTMDWRDRKTSVVAQRAVNEARPGAIILMHDIYSSTVDAVPAIIKGLRQRGFTLVTVSQLLGSTRPGQTYFSR; via the coding sequence ATGCCTCTGGTTCTTCCCCGCCTCGGGCCCTGCACGGCTGTCGCGGTCGCGATTGCGGTGAGTGCTGTCACGAGTTCGATCGTCGCCGGATTCGAGCCGGGCACCAGGGCCCCGCACGCAGCGATTTCGCTCGCTGGCGGGCGGACGGGCGCCATCAATTCGGCGGCGCGCCCACCGGTGGAACCCCTGCCGGTGGCCACGGGCGGGCGCATGCCGCGCGTCGACTGCCGGCGCGCCAAATGCGTCGCCCTGACCTTCGACGACGGTCCCGACGTCTACACCGAGCGACTTCTGCGTACGCTCCGCGCTGCCCACACACGCGCGACGTTCTTCATGCTCGGGATCCAGGTCCAGAAGTTCCCGACCGTTGCCCGCCATGTCGCGGCCGCCACCGAGGAGGTCGGTGACCACACCTGGGACCACAAGGACCTGACCCGGCTCAGCCCCCACGACGTGCTGGTCGAACTCGCCCGGGCACGGACCGAGATCGCAGCCGCGACCCGGATGTGGCCGGCCGTTTTCCGGCCGCCGTACGGATCCACGAATCCGACGGTCGCGCGCATGGTCGGTGGGCTCGGGATGCCGGTGATCCTCTGGAACGTGGACACCATGGACTGGCGCGACCGGAAGACGAGCGTCGTCGCCCAGCGTGCGGTCAACGAGGCGCGGCCGGGCGCGATCATCCTGATGCACGACATCTACTCGAGTACGGTCGACGCGGTACCGGCGATCATCAAGGGTCTGCGCCAGCGGGGATTCACCCTGGTCACGGTGAGCCAACTGCTCGGGTCGACCCGACCCGGTCAGACCTACTTCAGCCGCTAG
- a CDS encoding MFS transporter produces the protein MSHASRSGLSMLWRRELAHYPRAGVRALNLGIIVLTTVLFYYQYYVISGVAAQVMSTNGMTFTYYMWINVISAFASAVTSAAGGITDKYGRANLVVVGLLGCALVCILGFPNAHSSGAVMFWYVLLGALEGVVLVATPALVRDFSPQVGRATAMGFWTIGPVAGALISSFVISKTIGHVGSWQDEYAIAGWAGLGVFVLALLFLRELAPGVRDQVIVSEEDIALAEARARGIDVEASLKHPVRQLMHFDVVGSAVAISVYLAIYFIAIGVFPVFFQTVFGYSTSQANELGYWMWGFQVFALIAVGWLSDRLAVRKPFMIVGAVGSIVATYLIIHQTGVASTSFDHWKVLLIALAFFLGLTFAPWMAGFTETVERRNPALTGSGLAIWGFTVRLAVTAVLVANPYVVKSVTTLVQDGAQVQALVAGADPALTPAQNAVVQAVAADPTIAAKAQALEATYATELAAAQKLDPATQAALAANPADQAAAGKALVEISGASPADVAKTMQINAQYGAQLQTAQAIDAATQGALLANPNDPAALQKAVGDIVAALHVTPAVATQRLAALATVPTADLLFMKISGAPVVAAAATLQSLAKVPVADQQFLGKYAALANPVVQQKLQYLQATGPKVQQAAKDSPGQWQTYFWWALIGQIIFLPMVFFMAGFWDPRRARKAAAEHHAAVQAQLAATKGI, from the coding sequence AACGGCATGACGTTCACGTACTACATGTGGATCAACGTCATCTCCGCGTTCGCCAGCGCGGTCACCTCCGCGGCCGGCGGCATCACCGACAAGTATGGTCGCGCCAACCTCGTGGTCGTGGGCCTGCTCGGCTGCGCTCTGGTGTGCATCCTCGGCTTCCCGAACGCGCACAGCTCCGGCGCCGTGATGTTCTGGTACGTCCTGCTCGGAGCGCTCGAAGGCGTCGTCCTGGTGGCGACGCCGGCTCTCGTCCGCGACTTCAGCCCGCAGGTCGGCCGCGCCACCGCGATGGGCTTCTGGACCATCGGTCCGGTCGCGGGCGCGCTCATCAGCAGCTTCGTGATCAGCAAGACCATCGGCCACGTCGGCAGCTGGCAGGACGAGTACGCGATCGCCGGCTGGGCAGGACTCGGCGTGTTCGTCCTGGCGCTGCTCTTCCTGCGCGAGCTCGCCCCCGGCGTACGCGACCAGGTCATCGTCAGCGAGGAGGACATTGCGCTGGCCGAGGCCCGCGCACGCGGGATCGACGTCGAGGCCTCCCTCAAGCACCCCGTGCGACAGCTCATGCACTTCGACGTGGTTGGTTCGGCCGTCGCGATCAGCGTCTACCTGGCGATCTACTTCATCGCGATCGGTGTCTTCCCGGTCTTCTTCCAGACCGTGTTCGGCTACTCCACCTCCCAGGCCAACGAACTCGGCTACTGGATGTGGGGCTTCCAGGTCTTCGCCCTCATCGCCGTCGGCTGGCTGTCGGACCGTCTGGCCGTGCGCAAGCCGTTCATGATCGTCGGTGCTGTCGGGTCGATCGTCGCGACGTACCTGATCATCCACCAGACCGGTGTCGCGTCGACGTCCTTCGACCACTGGAAGGTGCTGCTGATCGCCCTGGCGTTCTTCCTCGGTCTGACGTTCGCTCCCTGGATGGCCGGCTTCACGGAGACCGTCGAGCGACGCAACCCGGCGCTCACCGGATCCGGCCTGGCCATCTGGGGCTTCACCGTCCGCCTGGCCGTCACCGCGGTCCTCGTCGCGAACCCGTACGTCGTCAAGAGCGTGACCACGCTGGTGCAGGACGGTGCCCAGGTGCAGGCGCTGGTCGCCGGCGCCGACCCGGCCCTCACCCCGGCGCAGAACGCGGTCGTGCAGGCCGTCGCCGCCGATCCGACGATCGCCGCCAAGGCGCAGGCCCTCGAGGCCACGTACGCCACGGAACTGGCCGCTGCACAGAAGCTCGACCCAGCCACCCAGGCCGCGCTCGCCGCCAACCCGGCCGACCAGGCCGCCGCTGGCAAGGCCCTGGTGGAGATCTCCGGCGCCAGCCCTGCAGACGTCGCCAAGACCATGCAGATCAACGCCCAGTACGGCGCCCAGCTGCAGACCGCTCAGGCGATCGACGCGGCCACGCAGGGCGCGCTGCTTGCCAACCCGAACGATCCCGCTGCCCTGCAGAAGGCCGTCGGAGACATCGTGGCAGCGCTCCACGTGACCCCGGCTGTCGCCACTCAGCGGCTCGCAGCGCTCGCGACGGTGCCGACTGCAGATCTGCTCTTCATGAAGATCAGCGGCGCGCCGGTGGTCGCGGCGGCCGCGACGCTCCAGAGCCTGGCGAAGGTGCCGGTCGCCGACCAGCAGTTCCTGGGCAAGTACGCGGCGCTGGCGAACCCGGTCGTGCAGCAGAAGCTGCAGTACCTGCAGGCGACCGGACCCAAGGTCCAGCAGGCGGCGAAGGACAGCCCCGGACAGTGGCAGACCTACTTCTGGTGGGCACTGATCGGCCAGATCATCTTCCTGCCGATGGTGTTCTTCATGGCTGGATTCTGGGACCCGCGTCGCGCCCGCAAGGCCGCCGCGGAGCACCATGCGGCGGTGCAGGCACAGCTGGCGGCGACGAAGGGAATCTGA